A stretch of DNA from Candidatus Hydrogenedentota bacterium:
GAGGGCGCCCGCGTCTACGCCGGCCTCTACCTCGCCAGCGACGCCGCGGTCCCCGTCGGCGGCCAGACCGTGCGCATCGTCCAGGAGACGGAGTACCCCTGGGAGGGCGCGGTCCGCATGACCGTCACGCCCGAGCGGGAGGGCGAATTCGAGCTGGCCCTGCGCATCCCCGGATGGGCGCGCGGCGTCCCCTCGCCCGGCGACCTCTACACCTACCTCGACCCCGCCCCCGCCGCCGTGACGCTCACGGTCAACGGCGGGGCCGTCGCCGTCGCGGACGTCATGGACCGGGGCTTCGCCGTCCTCCGCCGGACCTGGAAACCCGGCGACACGGTCGCCCTCGACCTCGGCATGCCCGTGCGCCGCGTGCTCTGCCACGAGGCCGTCGAGAACAACCGCGGCCGCGTCGCCCTGGAGCGCGGGCCCGTGGTCTACTGCGCCGAGGGCGTGGACAACGGCGGCCGCGCGCTGCACCTGTGCCTGCCCGACGACGCCCTGCTGGCGGCGGAGCGGCGTCCGGACCTGCTCGGCGGCGTGGCCGTCCTCACGGGCCGCGCGCGCGCCGTGACCCGGGTGGAGGGCGGCGGCGCGGAGGAGACGGAGCAGGACTTCACGGCCATCCCCTACTACGCCTGGGCGCACCGCGACCAGACCGAGATGGCCGTGTGGCTCGCGCGCACGCCCGACGCCGTCACCCCCGCGCCCCGGCCAACCCTCGCGTCCAAGAGCCGCCCGTCGGCCTCGCACTGCTGGGGCGGCGACACCGTCACGGCGCTGAACGACCAGGCCGAGCCGAAGGACTCGGGCGACCAGGCCGTCCCCCGCATGACCTGGTGGGACCGCAAAGGCACCGTCGAGTGGGTGCAGTACGACCTGCCCGAAGAGACCGAGATCAGCGGCTGCGCCGTCTACTGGTTCGACGACGAGCGCGCCGGCGGCGGATGCCGCATACCCGCGTCCTGGCGGGTGCTCCGCCGCGACGGCGATCAGTGGGTGGAGGTGGACAAGGCCAAGTACGGCAAGCCCAGGCGGGACGCGTGGTGCACAGCCGCCTTCAACCCCGTCAAGACCGGCGCCCTTCGCATCGAGGTCCGCCTGAAGAAAGACGCCTCCGCAGGCATCCTCGAATGGACCCTCGACGGCACCGCGCCCTGAGCGGCCTGCGGCCAGTCGGGCAACGTGGCGGGAACGTAGAAGCGGCTTCCAGCCGCTTTCTTTGGGCGCACACCATGACCTAGGAACGCGCCTGGAAGGCGCGTTTTCGGCGATCGGGGTCCGGCAGGCGGCGTCTCCCGCGGCGGCGGGGTGGTATAATCGCCCGGCCCCGTGCGGTGCGGGGCGCGGTTGCGCGAGGAAGCATGGCGAAACAGGCTGAAATCACGGGGGGCGGCGTTCCGGGGACGGCGGCGGACGCCGCGGCGGGCGCCCGGCTGGATCCGTCCACCTGGACCGCGCGCCTGGGCCGGGGGCGCAAGGGGCTCGCCCTGGCGCTGGCGCAGGGCGGCGGCGACGTGGTCCTCTTCGCGGGGGCGGTCCTTCTCGCATACCTCATGCTGGCGTCGTGGCCCGCGTCCATCCTGCCCGCCGAAAAGGCCCTGCACCTCTGGCCCGCCCTGCTTGCGCGCACGGCGCGCAGCCCCGAGTTCGCGCCGTTTCTCCCCCTGCTGGTGATCATCCCCGTGGTGCGCGTGCTCGCCCTCCAGTGGGTGGGGGCCTACGCGGTGAACCTGGCGGACACCCGGCCCTTCCACGGCGCGCCGCGCATCCTCCAGGGCGCGCTGCTGGCCTCGCTCTTTCTCGCCGCCGTCGCCTCGGTCTATCCCGCCGCGAGCGCGCCGGGCACCCCCTCGCTGGCGCTCTTTCTTGTGTACGAGGGCCTGCTCGCCCTGCTCTTCGCCCTGCTCCTGCACTCCGGCACGCTCATCGCCGTGCTGGTGCTTCACGCCTTCGGCCTCGGCCTCACGCGCGTGGCCGTCCTCCACGACGGCAACCCGCCGCCGGGCCTGCTGCGCGCCCTGCGCTCCCCGGCGACGGAGTACGCCCTCCGGGGCGAGATCGTCGTGGGCGGCGACCCGCCGCCGGGCGCCCTCGGCACGCTGGAGGAACTGCCCGCCCTCATCAACCGCCATTCCCTCGACGAGATCATCCTGGCGGTGGACCCGGGAAGCCTGCCGCCGGAACAGCGGCTCAACGTGGCCCAGACCTGCTGGCGCCTGGGCCTGCGCATCAAGATGTGCAGCCCCTTCCAGCCCTTCTTCCGCACGCGGGCCCACCCGGAGATCATCGGCGAGATTCCCCTGCTCCTCGTGGAGAACATCGGCCTCTACGCCACCCTGCCGCAGGCCGCCAAGCGCGTCATGGACATGGCCGTCGCCGCCGCCGCCCTGCTCTGCCTGTCCCCCCTGCTGCTGGTGACGGCGCTGCTCATTAAGCTCGACTCGCCCGGCCCCGTCTTCTTCATCCAGG
This window harbors:
- a CDS encoding exopolysaccharide biosynthesis polyprenyl glycosylphosphotransferase — translated: MAKQAEITGGGVPGTAADAAAGARLDPSTWTARLGRGRKGLALALAQGGGDVVLFAGAVLLAYLMLASWPASILPAEKALHLWPALLARTARSPEFAPFLPLLVIIPVVRVLALQWVGAYAVNLADTRPFHGAPRILQGALLASLFLAAVASVYPAASAPGTPSLALFLVYEGLLALLFALLLHSGTLIAVLVLHAFGLGLTRVAVLHDGNPPPGLLRALRSPATEYALRGEIVVGGDPPPGALGTLEELPALINRHSLDEIILAVDPGSLPPEQRLNVAQTCWRLGLRIKMCSPFQPFFRTRAHPEIIGEIPLLLVENIGLYATLPQAAKRVMDMAVAAAALLCLSPLLLVTALLIKLDSPGPVFFIQERVGLNGRVFRMIKFRSMRTGADTKIHQEYLQKMIQNGEHSEVGPDGKPVYKIVNDPRITRLGRFIRKTSIDELPQLLNVLRGDMSLVGPRPPIQYEVDAYKDWHMKRLYIRPGITGLWQVSGRNRLSFDQMVRLDIAYIEQWSLWMDVKIMVKTVPVLLHLDQAY